Proteins from one bacterium genomic window:
- a CDS encoding DNA internalization-related competence protein ComEC/Rec2 translates to MEKFSTPALAPVLALLAGAWLATIQTAAESAGGLGVPLAALLAGVGWAWGRELGRLVAWSAVGALLVWGSPASVGDCLERLDSSRPVTLLGDQDSGWNVSETGWRSTFRVRRVRQGTTVLGCTARVALSFAGAMPPTDAESVRIKGFLRKYEPLGNGTDRHPVRPSRQGPWRMHIKSTRFWTAEETGLRSSLNPSRIGRCGRRLREWVEASFTRAGSGPGVGAARALVLGDRAGLEAGFQRSLRRFGLSHLFAVSGLHVALVALLAHWLLRGLRHLPRLGLTSLAVVGYLVLVGARPSIIRATAMALLSFGAVCSQRPVHSRQALCLSAGALVFVDPSLVLNLGYQLTVSATAGILWVAPALADRWQVLPGPLRRSLAATVGAQVTSLPWTASTFSLVHPLAPALNLVAIPWMAFFALCSFVGSALLQLVPASRAWVAAALDAGIEPVSWLSSLPPSRWIAFPVALTFFQAMLLAASLLATLLSRPAVPRLLGLAVVGLLLRGPAMSSVAELIAIDVGQGDAIVLHDGESVVLVDGGGWRRGDIAASVLVPTLARLGIRGVSAAVLTHPDIDHCRGLLDLSYYLPIDRLWSGAAANTSPCARDLLARPRIRWRKLWRGESLRVGRISLEVLHPGAGSSSRDNDSSVVMRAVLDGRSILLTGDVEARSERSILARHPPDRLRSQVLKLAHHGSRTSTTDRFLAAISPRVAVASAGRRNRYGHPSEEVLKRCRRRRVPVARTDRDGMIRLPLEPHVFERGR, encoded by the coding sequence GTGGAGAAATTCTCGACACCTGCCCTCGCTCCCGTGCTTGCGCTTCTCGCCGGTGCATGGCTCGCTACGATCCAGACGGCCGCGGAGAGCGCGGGCGGACTCGGCGTGCCCCTGGCGGCTCTGCTTGCGGGAGTCGGTTGGGCCTGGGGCAGGGAACTCGGGCGCCTGGTGGCCTGGAGCGCAGTGGGAGCGCTGCTGGTCTGGGGGAGTCCGGCCTCGGTCGGCGACTGCCTGGAGAGGTTGGACTCGTCCAGGCCGGTTACTCTGCTCGGTGACCAGGATTCGGGCTGGAATGTGAGCGAGACGGGTTGGAGGTCGACGTTCAGGGTGCGCCGGGTCCGCCAGGGGACAACCGTCCTGGGCTGCACCGCGAGAGTGGCTCTCAGCTTCGCAGGCGCCATGCCCCCGACCGACGCCGAATCAGTGCGAATCAAGGGCTTCTTGAGGAAATACGAGCCGCTCGGTAACGGTACCGACCGGCATCCGGTTCGGCCGAGCCGCCAGGGGCCTTGGAGAATGCACATCAAGAGCACTCGGTTCTGGACCGCCGAGGAGACCGGGCTGAGATCGTCTCTGAATCCGAGCCGCATCGGGCGATGCGGGCGACGTTTGCGCGAATGGGTCGAGGCGAGCTTCACCAGGGCCGGATCGGGACCGGGCGTCGGGGCGGCTCGGGCTCTGGTCCTCGGGGATAGAGCCGGCCTCGAGGCCGGATTCCAACGCTCTCTGCGTCGTTTCGGTCTCTCGCACTTGTTCGCGGTTTCCGGTCTCCACGTCGCGCTGGTCGCGCTTCTTGCTCACTGGCTCTTGCGCGGCTTGCGGCACCTTCCGCGGTTGGGGCTCACTTCGCTAGCGGTAGTCGGCTATCTGGTGCTGGTAGGTGCCCGGCCGTCGATCATTCGTGCCACGGCTATGGCATTGCTCTCCTTCGGGGCCGTCTGCAGTCAGCGTCCCGTACATTCACGCCAGGCGCTATGCCTTTCGGCCGGCGCCCTGGTGTTCGTCGACCCATCATTGGTATTGAATCTGGGGTATCAGCTGACGGTCTCCGCCACCGCCGGGATCCTCTGGGTGGCACCCGCTCTGGCCGACCGCTGGCAGGTCCTGCCAGGGCCACTGCGTCGATCGTTGGCGGCTACGGTCGGCGCCCAGGTGACGAGCCTGCCCTGGACCGCCAGCACCTTCTCGCTGGTTCACCCGCTCGCCCCGGCTTTGAACCTGGTCGCCATACCGTGGATGGCGTTCTTCGCGCTGTGTTCCTTCGTTGGATCCGCTCTGCTCCAGCTGGTACCGGCGAGCCGCGCCTGGGTGGCGGCTGCGCTCGACGCGGGGATCGAGCCCGTGTCCTGGCTGTCGAGCCTGCCGCCGAGTCGCTGGATTGCTTTTCCGGTAGCCCTCACCTTCTTCCAAGCGATGCTCCTGGCGGCGAGCCTGCTGGCGACTCTCTTGTCGCGGCCGGCCGTCCCTCGTCTGCTCGGCTTGGCGGTAGTCGGGCTCCTCTTGCGTGGTCCGGCGATGTCGAGTGTTGCCGAGTTGATCGCGATCGATGTCGGCCAAGGCGACGCCATCGTGCTTCACGACGGCGAGTCGGTGGTCTTGGTCGACGGCGGCGGTTGGCGCCGCGGAGATATCGCCGCCTCCGTTCTGGTCCCGACCTTGGCTCGACTCGGGATTCGAGGCGTGTCCGCGGCCGTGCTCACTCATCCCGACATCGACCACTGCCGGGGGCTGTTGGATCTCTCCTATTACCTGCCGATCGACCGACTTTGGAGCGGGGCCGCCGCCAACACGTCGCCATGCGCTCGAGATCTGCTGGCTCGGCCGCGCATCCGTTGGCGCAAGCTCTGGCGGGGCGAGTCGCTGCGGGTCGGCCGGATATCGCTCGAGGTCTTGCACCCCGGAGCCGGGTCCAGCAGCCGAGACAACGATTCCTCGGTCGTAATGCGTGCAGTTCTCGATGGCCGTTCGATTCTGTTGACCGGCGATGTCGAGGCCAGAAGCGAGAGGAGTATCCTCGCCCGCCACCCGCCGGACAGGCTCCGAAGCCAGGTCCTCAAGTTGGCTCACCATGGCAGCAGGACCTCGACGACGGATCGCTTTCTTGCTGCGATCAGTCCGCGCGTCGCGGTGGCGTCGGCGGGCCGGCGGAATCGCTACGGCCATCCCTCCGAAGAGGTCCTGAAGCGTTGTCGCCGACGCCGGGTTCCGGTCGCTCGAACCGATCGAGACGGCATGATCCGGCTACCGCTCGAGCCGCACGTCTTCGAGCGTGGGCGGTGA
- the miaA gene encoding tRNA (adenosine(37)-N6)-dimethylallyltransferase MiaA, with translation MDELLVILGPTATGKSGLGMRLSRHLDGEIVNADALQVYRELDIGTDKPTTEERELVPHHLIDLKAPEERFSAGEFARAARAVISEVSSRGKSAILVGGSGLYLRALLEGINEIPEVPARVRSGLRQRLEVEGLAELRSELRRIDPITEARLASGDTQRVLRALEVAEATGTPLSAWLARELPKRPKIDARKVGLTLPRALLYDRIRSRVESMLDAGWVHEVESLLDRGYSGEEPAFQAIGYRQLVQHLRGGVSLGEAMEDTIRSTRRYAKRQLTWFRKDPAVAWFDASDPKRLDREVLAWLRS, from the coding sequence ATGGACGAACTGCTGGTGATCCTGGGTCCGACCGCGACCGGCAAGAGCGGGCTCGGGATGCGTCTCAGTCGTCACCTCGATGGCGAGATCGTGAATGCGGACGCGCTTCAAGTCTACAGGGAGCTCGACATCGGTACCGACAAACCCACGACCGAGGAGCGCGAGCTGGTTCCGCACCATCTGATCGATCTCAAGGCTCCCGAGGAGAGGTTCTCGGCCGGGGAGTTCGCCCGAGCGGCTCGCGCGGTGATCTCGGAGGTGAGCTCGAGAGGGAAGTCGGCGATTCTGGTCGGCGGATCAGGGCTCTATCTGCGGGCGCTTCTGGAGGGAATCAACGAGATTCCCGAGGTCCCGGCGCGGGTGCGCTCCGGGCTGCGCCAGAGGCTCGAGGTCGAAGGCCTGGCCGAGCTCAGAAGCGAGCTTCGCCGGATCGATCCGATCACCGAAGCGCGGCTCGCATCGGGTGACACCCAGAGAGTTCTGAGGGCGCTCGAGGTGGCGGAAGCGACCGGCACTCCGCTGTCCGCATGGCTTGCTCGAGAGCTGCCCAAGAGGCCCAAAATCGACGCCAGGAAGGTAGGTTTGACGCTCCCGAGAGCGCTCTTGTACGATCGCATCCGCTCCCGGGTGGAGTCGATGTTGGACGCCGGATGGGTCCATGAAGTGGAATCCCTGCTCGATCGTGGCTATTCCGGAGAAGAGCCTGCCTTCCAAGCCATTGGCTACCGACAGCTCGTCCAACACCTCCGAGGGGGAGTATCGCTCGGCGAGGCAATGGAGGATACGATTCGGTCCACGCGTCGGTATGCGAAACGACAGCTCACCTGGTTTCGAAAAGACCCGGCCGTGGCCTGGTTCGATGCCTCCGACCCAAAGCGCCTGGATCGAGAGGTCTTGGCGTGGCTCCGAAGTTGA
- a CDS encoding CDP-alcohol phosphatidyltransferase family protein, translating to MNLTIPNLISLVRMGLTPLFIIAVLEQEPQRALAIFAIAGVTDALDGLIARYFNQRSALGAYLDPIADKLLLTAAFVILAIPNTHTGVLIPLWITVLVLARDITILVVSLVLQLAVSIKEFSPMGLSKVNTALQITVIILVLISGLTPSVDALAVGTLYVVAGLTVLSGLLYIQHVNKLLAKHQRAKT from the coding sequence ATGAATCTCACGATTCCCAATCTGATCTCGCTGGTCCGGATGGGGCTCACGCCTCTGTTCATTATCGCCGTCCTGGAACAGGAGCCTCAGCGCGCCCTCGCCATCTTCGCTATCGCCGGAGTGACGGACGCTCTCGACGGACTGATCGCTCGCTACTTCAACCAGAGATCGGCTCTCGGTGCGTATCTGGACCCGATCGCCGACAAGCTCCTGCTGACTGCCGCCTTCGTGATTCTGGCGATCCCGAATACGCATACCGGAGTCCTCATCCCGCTTTGGATCACGGTGCTCGTGCTGGCTCGGGACATCACGATTCTGGTCGTGTCCCTGGTCCTTCAGCTCGCCGTTTCGATCAAAGAGTTCTCTCCAATGGGATTGAGCAAGGTCAATACGGCCCTGCAGATCACCGTAATCATCCTGGTTCTCATCAGCGGGCTGACGCCTTCGGTGGATGCGCTGGCCGTGGGCACACTCTATGTCGTGGCCGGTCTGACGGTTCTGTCCGGTCTGCTCTATATTCAACACGTGAACAAGCTGCTGGCGAAGCATCAACGTGCGAAAACCTGA
- a CDS encoding AI-2E family transporter yields MRKPDPAILRLIVFLGGLVVLLTLLIVFRKVFLPLLLGLLVAYLLDPAVTWFERHRRSRLFGVVVIAAALIVALVLVAVFLVPALGNQLERLADRLPEYQRQMRAQLEPLFARLEARYPAEIEDFQARFVESVRENFPELAGSIGRAAKGVFSNLFGFVLALLNLVFVPVFAFYLLVDLPKLKKALLGLIPLAYQEVVVARVVEVDRAISSFVRGQLVIAIILAAINALGLLILDVPFGLGIGLIAGLANMIPYMALVVGLIPALALAWAEHQEIARLIGVAVVFGGAQALEGMVLSPRILGKSVNLHPVWVLLAIIAGGSFFGFVGMLAAVPVAASIQVFAKHWIEIYRNSAVYRSTPPAAATAGGSPEAREQK; encoded by the coding sequence GTGCGAAAACCTGATCCCGCGATTCTCAGACTGATCGTATTCCTGGGCGGCCTGGTGGTGCTGCTGACGCTGCTGATCGTCTTCCGGAAGGTTTTCTTGCCGCTGCTGCTGGGACTCCTGGTGGCCTATCTGCTCGATCCCGCGGTGACCTGGTTCGAGCGGCACCGAAGGTCTCGTCTGTTCGGGGTCGTGGTGATCGCCGCGGCTCTGATCGTGGCGCTGGTCCTGGTGGCTGTGTTCCTGGTTCCGGCGCTGGGCAACCAGCTCGAGCGGCTGGCCGACCGGCTGCCCGAGTATCAGAGGCAGATGCGAGCCCAGCTCGAACCCCTCTTTGCCCGGCTCGAAGCCAGATACCCCGCCGAGATCGAGGACTTTCAGGCCCGGTTCGTCGAGAGCGTTCGCGAGAACTTCCCCGAATTGGCGGGGTCGATCGGCCGGGCTGCCAAAGGGGTCTTCAGCAACCTCTTCGGCTTCGTTTTGGCTCTCCTGAACCTGGTCTTCGTCCCGGTCTTTGCCTTCTACCTGCTCGTCGATCTGCCGAAGCTGAAGAAGGCGCTCCTGGGGCTGATTCCGCTGGCCTATCAGGAGGTTGTCGTCGCTCGGGTGGTCGAGGTGGACAGGGCGATATCGAGCTTTGTCCGCGGGCAGCTCGTCATCGCGATCATCTTGGCAGCGATCAACGCTCTTGGACTGCTGATTCTGGACGTCCCGTTCGGACTCGGCATCGGTCTGATTGCCGGGCTCGCCAACATGATCCCCTATATGGCCCTGGTCGTGGGCTTGATCCCGGCGCTCGCCCTGGCTTGGGCCGAGCATCAGGAGATCGCCCGGCTGATCGGCGTGGCGGTGGTGTTCGGTGGCGCACAGGCGCTCGAGGGGATGGTTCTGAGCCCGCGGATTTTGGGCAAGAGTGTCAACCTCCACCCGGTGTGGGTGCTTCTCGCGATCATCGCGGGGGGTAGTTTTTTCGGCTTCGTCGGCATGCTCGCGGCCGTGCCGGTCGCCGCGTCGATCCAGGTTTTCGCCAAGCACTGGATCGAGATCTATCGAAACTCGGCCGTCTACCGGAGCACGCCTCCAGCCGCGGCGACCGCCGGTGGATCACCAGAAGCCCGGGAGCAGAAGTGA
- the dnaE gene encoding DNA polymerase III subunit alpha yields MSSFVHLHLHSQYSLLDGANRLDDVIGAAKAAGMSSLALTDHGNLFGAVEFYKRARRQGMNPIVGMEAYVAQGSHTARERGKASSNHLVLLAKNETGYRNLIKLTSKSYLEGFYYKPRIDKELLREHGEGLIGLSACLKGEVIEKILQHRQAEAEATAREFRDILGEDNFYLEMQDHGIEEQKASNEILRRISKKTEIPLVVTNDCHYLRKDDAFAHDVLLCIGTQKVLSDQERLRYASDEFYLKTADEMFQLFPDDVQAVENTARIAERCNLEIPMGEFFLPDFPVPAGHSLNSYFEEVVRHGLDRRLDEIRRRRADVLEKFPEDIYRQRLDREVAVIRNMGFAGYFLTVWDFIRYARERDIPVGPGRGSAAGSLVSYALRITDIDPLQYGLLFERFLNPERVSLPDIDIDFCMRRRGEVIQYVNQKYGRDHVAQIITFGTLAAKAVLRDVGRVMGVPYTKVDQVAKLIPDLTRSLTEAVESSPPLAGAINGDADLGKVVDVGKRLEGLTRHASLHAAGVVITPQPTQELVPLFKTSKDEVVTQWDKDVIEELGLLKMDFLGLRTLTVLDDALRTLRSQGIDLDLDNLPLDDSEVYRLFQEGRTSGIFQFESSGMRDLLKRAQPSKFEDLAAFNALYRPGALSVGMVEEYIKRKLGKKRVSYVVPEAEPILSETYGVIAYQEQVMQLAVELAGFTLADADLLRKAMGKKSAEAMAKEREKFIQGAIGKGIPKAKARKTWEYIEPFAGYGFNKSHSVAYAMLAYRTAYLKAHHPVAFMAAMLTSEMASKDNVAKYMRECKETGIPVEPPDVNESNWSFTVVDDKIRFGLGAIKGVGSSAVEAILEARRHVGRFEDLSHFAGAVDLKAVNQKVFEMLIKSGSFDSLGVHRAALLESVGRIVDFAQQQQRAHEQGQSSLFSADTLPTPKPDPSAPEWSEPERLRCEKEALGLYLTGNPLSEHEDILSAKVTHTATSLENAEGSVVVGGIVSAMRRIKIKSGRNAGKFMARFILEDFEGAIPVAVFSSQLEKFGKYLVDEAIVLVKGIVRERGSDSELTIEEVTPLAELRRQAVSRLDVVIQSGLSENQMMALRDCLIEHHGEVPVHLQLDTGKQKVDITPEDRFRVAPSAGFMKSVEEIVGRGNVHKRFPA; encoded by the coding sequence GTGAGCTCGTTCGTTCATCTGCACCTTCACAGCCAGTACAGCCTGCTGGACGGTGCCAATCGGCTCGATGACGTCATCGGGGCCGCCAAGGCGGCGGGGATGTCGTCGTTGGCCCTCACCGACCACGGCAACCTCTTCGGCGCCGTCGAGTTCTACAAGCGTGCCCGTCGTCAGGGTATGAACCCGATCGTCGGCATGGAAGCCTATGTCGCCCAGGGCAGTCACACGGCGCGCGAGCGCGGTAAGGCCTCGAGCAATCACCTCGTTCTGTTGGCCAAGAACGAGACCGGCTACCGCAACCTGATCAAGCTCACCTCCAAGTCGTACCTCGAAGGCTTCTACTACAAGCCCCGGATCGATAAGGAGCTGCTGCGCGAGCACGGTGAGGGCCTAATCGGGCTCTCTGCCTGTCTCAAAGGAGAAGTGATCGAAAAGATTCTGCAGCATCGGCAGGCCGAGGCCGAAGCGACCGCGAGGGAGTTTCGGGACATTCTCGGTGAGGACAACTTCTATCTCGAGATGCAGGACCATGGCATCGAAGAACAGAAGGCTTCGAACGAGATCTTGCGACGGATCTCGAAGAAGACCGAAATCCCGCTGGTGGTTACAAATGACTGCCACTATCTCCGCAAGGACGACGCGTTCGCGCACGACGTTCTGTTGTGTATCGGGACCCAGAAGGTCCTGAGTGATCAGGAGCGTTTGCGCTACGCCAGCGACGAGTTCTACCTCAAGACGGCAGACGAGATGTTTCAGCTCTTCCCCGACGACGTCCAGGCGGTCGAGAACACGGCCCGGATCGCCGAGCGCTGCAATCTCGAGATTCCGATGGGCGAGTTCTTTCTGCCGGATTTCCCCGTGCCGGCGGGGCACAGCCTCAACAGCTACTTCGAGGAAGTCGTGCGTCACGGACTCGATCGCCGGCTGGACGAGATCCGCCGGCGCCGAGCCGATGTGCTGGAAAAGTTCCCCGAGGATATCTACCGGCAGCGGCTCGATCGGGAGGTTGCGGTCATCCGGAACATGGGCTTTGCCGGCTACTTCCTGACGGTCTGGGACTTCATTCGTTATGCCCGCGAGCGCGACATTCCGGTCGGGCCCGGAAGAGGGTCGGCGGCAGGCTCCCTGGTGTCGTACGCGCTCCGGATTACCGATATCGATCCACTTCAGTACGGACTCCTATTCGAGCGCTTTCTCAACCCGGAGCGCGTCAGCCTGCCGGACATCGACATCGATTTCTGCATGCGCCGCCGCGGCGAGGTGATTCAGTACGTCAACCAAAAGTACGGGCGCGATCATGTCGCCCAGATCATCACCTTCGGAACTCTGGCGGCCAAGGCGGTGCTGCGCGACGTGGGACGGGTCATGGGCGTGCCCTACACCAAGGTGGACCAGGTCGCCAAGCTGATACCGGACCTGACTCGCTCCCTGACCGAAGCTGTGGAATCGAGCCCGCCGCTGGCCGGTGCGATCAACGGAGATGCCGATCTCGGCAAGGTGGTGGATGTCGGCAAGCGCCTGGAGGGACTGACCCGGCATGCCTCGCTGCACGCCGCCGGTGTGGTCATCACGCCCCAACCGACCCAGGAGCTGGTGCCGTTGTTCAAGACCAGCAAGGACGAGGTGGTCACCCAGTGGGACAAGGACGTCATCGAGGAGCTGGGTTTGCTCAAGATGGACTTCCTCGGGCTGCGCACGCTCACCGTACTGGACGATGCGCTCCGAACCCTGAGATCGCAGGGTATCGATCTCGACCTCGACAACCTCCCGCTCGACGATTCCGAGGTCTACAGGCTGTTTCAGGAGGGCAGGACCAGCGGCATCTTCCAGTTCGAGTCTTCGGGAATGAGAGATCTCCTCAAGCGGGCTCAGCCCTCGAAGTTCGAGGATCTCGCGGCCTTCAACGCGCTCTACCGCCCCGGCGCCCTGTCCGTTGGGATGGTGGAGGAGTACATCAAGCGCAAGCTGGGCAAGAAGAGAGTCAGCTACGTGGTGCCCGAGGCCGAGCCGATCCTGAGCGAGACCTACGGAGTGATCGCCTACCAGGAGCAGGTGATGCAGCTTGCCGTGGAGCTCGCCGGATTCACGCTCGCCGATGCCGATCTCCTGCGCAAGGCCATGGGCAAGAAGAGCGCCGAGGCGATGGCCAAAGAGCGCGAGAAGTTCATTCAGGGAGCGATCGGCAAGGGGATTCCCAAGGCCAAGGCTCGAAAAACCTGGGAGTACATCGAACCGTTCGCGGGCTACGGCTTTAACAAGAGTCACAGTGTGGCCTACGCGATGCTGGCCTATCGGACCGCCTATTTGAAAGCGCATCATCCGGTGGCGTTCATGGCCGCGATGCTGACCTCGGAGATGGCCTCTAAGGACAACGTCGCCAAGTACATGCGCGAGTGCAAAGAGACCGGCATTCCGGTCGAGCCTCCGGACGTCAACGAGAGCAACTGGTCCTTTACCGTCGTGGACGACAAGATCCGCTTCGGCCTGGGCGCGATCAAGGGCGTGGGCTCCTCCGCGGTCGAGGCGATTCTGGAGGCCCGCAGGCACGTCGGGCGATTCGAGGACCTCTCGCACTTTGCCGGCGCGGTCGATCTCAAGGCCGTCAATCAGAAGGTGTTCGAGATGCTGATCAAATCGGGGAGCTTCGATAGCTTGGGCGTGCATCGAGCGGCCCTACTCGAATCGGTCGGGAGAATCGTCGATTTCGCGCAGCAGCAGCAACGGGCTCACGAGCAGGGCCAAAGTAGTCTGTTCTCGGCCGACACGCTACCGACCCCGAAGCCCGATCCCTCGGCACCGGAGTGGAGCGAGCCCGAGCGGCTGCGCTGCGAGAAGGAGGCTCTGGGGCTCTACCTGACCGGCAATCCACTGAGCGAGCACGAAGACATTCTGAGCGCCAAGGTCACTCATACCGCGACGAGTCTCGAGAACGCGGAGGGCTCGGTTGTCGTGGGCGGGATCGTGAGCGCGATGCGCCGAATCAAGATCAAGAGCGGTCGCAACGCCGGCAAGTTCATGGCGCGTTTCATTCTCGAAGATTTCGAGGGAGCCATTCCGGTCGCGGTGTTCTCGAGCCAGCTGGAGAAGTTCGGAAAGTATCTGGTGGACGAGGCGATCGTGCTCGTCAAGGGCATCGTCAGGGAGCGCGGCAGCGATTCCGAGCTGACGATCGAAGAGGTGACCCCGCTTGCCGAGCTTCGCCGCCAAGCCGTTTCACGCCTCGACGTCGTGATCCAGAGTGGACTCTCGGAGAACCAAATGATGGCGCTCAGAGATTGCCTCATCGAGCATCACGGTGAAGTGCCAGTGCACCTGCAGCTCGACACCGGCAAACAGAAGGTCGACATCACGCCCGAGGACCGTTTTCGGGTCGCTCCATCCGCTGGGTTCATGAAGTCCGTCGAGGAGATCGTCGGTCGCGGAAATGTCCACAAGCGCTTCCCGGCGTGA
- a CDS encoding CCA tRNA nucleotidyltransferase: MSSTRGNLFTALPGEARAVIEQALELGRRCGIDVFLVGGAVRDLYLDEPVYDVDLVWVGPGEPANLSLRFAELFDCEFTYHPEFLTASFMTPSGLRVDLGRARSEFYRKPAALPSVRPGDLRDDLVRRDFAVNAMAVPLEEPDRLVDPCGGAKDLEHRRLRALHARSFQDDPTRILRGLELAVRRGFRFDSATRARAEEAIREEYLALVSGTRLAHELARLLSSPRRAVSAAEWLRAFDIDRALHEEFRIDGRGLERLGRMADWSGPERDSEAQVSTPYWVVALTALLWERPRSTRRYLADRLSLGRGEARWLESGPERIGPLLVSGSAIEFSIEGMADLYALLSRDEARLAGLLVSGDQADVLGRARKLAGVELGIGGEDLLAAGAPAGPRIGAALDATLKARRAGRIEEQQELEFALEWLGREDRGDAEP; this comes from the coding sequence GTGAGCTCGACAAGGGGCAACCTGTTCACCGCGCTGCCCGGCGAAGCGCGGGCGGTGATCGAGCAAGCGCTCGAGCTCGGCCGCCGTTGTGGGATCGACGTCTTCCTCGTTGGCGGTGCCGTTCGCGACCTCTACCTCGACGAGCCGGTCTACGATGTGGATCTGGTTTGGGTGGGGCCGGGAGAGCCAGCGAATCTCTCACTCAGGTTCGCTGAGCTCTTCGACTGCGAGTTCACCTATCATCCCGAGTTCCTGACCGCCAGCTTCATGACCCCGAGTGGGCTGCGTGTGGATCTGGGCCGAGCGCGTTCGGAGTTCTACAGGAAGCCGGCGGCGCTGCCCTCGGTTCGACCCGGCGACCTTAGGGACGATCTTGTTCGGCGTGATTTCGCGGTGAATGCCATGGCAGTGCCTCTGGAGGAACCGGATCGGCTGGTCGATCCCTGCGGGGGAGCGAAGGATCTCGAGCACAGACGGCTCAGAGCGCTGCACGCACGGTCCTTTCAGGACGATCCGACTCGTATTCTGCGAGGGCTGGAGTTGGCCGTGCGGCGCGGCTTCAGGTTCGATTCCGCAACTCGAGCTCGAGCCGAGGAAGCGATCCGGGAGGAGTACCTGGCGCTCGTGAGCGGCACCCGACTGGCTCATGAGCTAGCCCGCCTGCTGTCGTCTCCGCGCCGGGCGGTTTCCGCCGCGGAATGGCTGCGCGCCTTCGATATCGATCGAGCCCTGCACGAGGAGTTTCGAATCGACGGCCGAGGCCTCGAGCGCCTGGGCCGGATGGCCGATTGGAGCGGTCCCGAAAGAGACTCCGAGGCACAGGTCTCGACGCCCTACTGGGTTGTTGCCCTGACGGCCCTGCTTTGGGAAAGGCCGCGGTCGACGAGGCGGTATTTGGCCGATCGGCTGAGCCTCGGCCGTGGCGAAGCCAGATGGCTCGAAAGCGGACCCGAGCGGATCGGCCCGCTGCTCGTGTCTGGCTCGGCGATAGAATTCTCGATCGAGGGGATGGCCGATCTCTACGCACTGCTTTCTCGAGACGAGGCCCGGCTCGCTGGCTTGCTCGTATCCGGCGACCAGGCGGACGTGCTTGGCAGAGCTCGCAAGCTCGCCGGGGTCGAGCTCGGAATCGGCGGGGAGGATCTGCTGGCAGCCGGCGCGCCCGCGGGGCCGCGGATCGGAGCCGCCTTGGATGCGACCTTGAAGGCCCGGCGGGCGGGCAGAATCGAAGAGCAGCAGGAGCTGGAGTTCGCGCTCGAGTGGCTGGGCCGAGAGGACCGGGGCGATGCCGAGCCGTAG
- the rsmD gene encoding 16S rRNA (guanine(966)-N(2))-methyltransferase RsmD, whose amino-acid sequence MKIGAGALRGRPLKVAEGVRPTSGRSKEALFSRWQATLPGCSFLDLFAGSGGMGLEAVSRGAREAVLVERSARALKALRGNCERLAPESCVVIRAELPELPGAVLRHPRFEHVFADPPYDFDSYDPLLEQIARVLAAGGEAAIEHSRRVEINESVVGLASSGSRSYGESVLSFYVRSGARPLSAGPEVGRLG is encoded by the coding sequence TTGAAGATCGGTGCGGGCGCATTGCGCGGGCGTCCTCTGAAGGTAGCCGAGGGAGTTCGACCGACCAGTGGCAGAAGCAAGGAGGCCCTCTTTTCTCGCTGGCAGGCGACGTTGCCGGGCTGCTCGTTTCTCGACCTGTTCGCCGGCAGCGGCGGCATGGGGCTGGAGGCGGTGAGTCGGGGAGCTCGCGAAGCGGTGCTGGTGGAGAGATCGGCTCGCGCGCTGAAAGCGCTGCGGGGCAATTGCGAGCGGCTGGCTCCGGAGAGCTGCGTAGTCATCCGGGCCGAGCTACCCGAACTGCCCGGCGCCGTGCTGAGGCATCCTCGCTTCGAACACGTTTTTGCCGATCCACCGTACGACTTCGACAGCTATGATCCGCTACTCGAGCAGATCGCCAGGGTACTTGCTGCCGGCGGCGAGGCCGCGATCGAGCACTCGCGCCGCGTCGAGATCAACGAATCGGTGGTGGGTCTGGCGTCGAGCGGGTCGAGAAGCTACGGCGAAAGCGTGTTGAGCTTCTACGTCCGGTCGGGGGCTCGACCGCTTTCGGCAGGTCCTGAAGTCGGACGGTTGGGCTGA
- a CDS encoding redox-sensing transcriptional repressor Rex produces the protein MPPAEVSSLTLNRLSLYLRCLRELRAEGVDTVSSLELASRFHLSAAQIRKDLAHFGEFGTRGVGYDVDQLTKRLSGHLGLDRTHSILIVGAGNLGSALARFLSFDDRSFRVVAAIDHDPDKIGQSIGEVRIYSPKDLSKVVAETKAEIAVLAVPPDSAQEIYDRLIGAGIKAVLSFAPTRLAPKNGVATKAVDLRIFLEELGYQLQRAAVRTEN, from the coding sequence ATGCCCCCAGCCGAAGTCTCATCGCTCACGCTGAATCGCCTGTCCCTCTACTTGCGCTGTTTGCGAGAACTGAGGGCCGAAGGCGTCGACACGGTGTCGTCGCTCGAGCTGGCGAGTCGTTTCCATCTGTCGGCCGCGCAGATTCGCAAGGACCTCGCCCACTTCGGCGAGTTCGGCACTCGCGGCGTCGGTTACGACGTCGACCAGCTGACCAAGCGACTGAGCGGTCATCTGGGTCTCGATCGTACGCACTCGATACTGATTGTCGGGGCGGGAAACCTCGGCAGTGCTCTGGCACGCTTTCTGAGTTTTGACGACCGCTCGTTTCGCGTCGTGGCGGCTATCGATCACGACCCCGACAAGATCGGACAGAGCATCGGCGAGGTCCGAATCTACAGCCCGAAGGATCTCTCCAAGGTGGTTGCCGAAACCAAGGCGGAGATCGCCGTGCTCGCGGTTCCTCCGGACTCGGCCCAGGAGATCTACGATCGTCTGATTGGCGCCGGCATCAAGGCGGTTCTCAGCTTCGCGCCGACGCGCCTGGCCCCGAAGAACGGCGTGGCGACCAAGGCCGTGGATCTGAGGATCTTTCTCGAGGAGCTCGGCTACCAGCTTCAGCGGGCCGCGGTCCGAACCGAGAACTGA